The Danio rerio strain Tuebingen ecotype United States chromosome 19, GRCz12tu, whole genome shotgun sequence genome includes the window AATGCAGACAGCAgaataaactgatttatttttgttgtttttgttgtcagTTTGCTGAAAGCTAATGTGGACAAACTCATATGTGGACGACGGGAGGTTCGGTTCTTCTTCCCGCTTTGTGGAAAGGCTGTAGATATGAAATGGTAAGCATATAATGCTTTGCTATAAACGAATACCGTTAAAGCTCACTGAAATGCTCATGTTTGTCTTCTCAGGCTGGCTGATTTGGGGCACACGGTTGTTGGTGTTGACATTTCTGAAAAAGGAATTAAAGAGTTTTTTCAAGAGCAAAATCTGGAGTATAATGAAGAAGCTGTGGCAGATATTCCTGGAGCAAAGCTTTTCAAGGTATCTGAAAAAATCAGCCAGAAAGCATTACAGTATCCATAAATCATACACTGAGATTCTTTCTTGAGCATCCAAAatcacaacataggctcattctgaaaacgtagccctatacacatttctggagactgcgaattatgtagccagaggtacacatggctgcatttcattttttaaatgagcgATATGGGGTGGTATAACTccattcctttttgcgcttatcAGCTCCCCGCTCACCTCTGTATTGACTGCTTTcctgctgtaaccagtttgtgTCATTGGCTCGCCATGTACagaacagaatccaaaaaataaaataaacaagtaaatatcagggtgagaatgtggtaaaaatcagacgagggcttttcttttttgcagaaaagtcttggttttatttagggaagggggagggtgggtcagtcgattggtcagtcagtcagtcggtcagtcagtcgacagtggcctctgatgggtttatgcgagaacagcaggcacgaatgacactcgggagagaaatttgagatctgaaagagcatacattaggcttgggcggtatccaaattttgataccgtcaaaccgcctccatattttaccccggtatccggtattaccggcgtaataaaaaaattatgacgtgaggctcagacagcatcaccaaactgttggcttgagcctaaaccattcagaaactgaataccttctatgcgaccttaggctcgcggtcagagagagagagagagcgagcgagcgccAAGCGATGcacagcatctctctctctctctctcttacacacacacacacacacacacacatctctcccgcgatttattcaaaAATTTAatcccacaccgtaagaaatctgtcCGGCTCCCGCGGTACTGCAGCGGGAATgcaggtcccgagtccgacaggtacattttgattgacagctttataaagcctgaactcgtttacagcccgacattgttcaaatgtgctcatgcacacagctctattgcattttttcaagaatgagtcatttatatgttttaacatcatttattcgtaacaaacgtagactataggTCACTTGGAagttgaaacaaaaaaataaaataagtcctctgtaacatcaaAACGTCTCAGCActcttagcctttaaattggctaacgcaccaatgaaaagaaatcttgcttaacaaatcaaattaaaataaactctaaatgatgacgggtattttggcaataacgaaattaagataaaggctgtgcaagatttgtttcgccacttctcttcacaatctggcattaaggcgacggtgaagctgaatattaaaagaataatgccaccattagcctgtatactctgtcacCATTCGGTGACAGAGTATACGGGCAAAGGGTTCGgattcgggcaaagatcttcagctctaatgcagacctctcgttcatattaaccacgtctcccttctgttcagtcgaaaccgtaaatactgccaaactgcaggacactttgaagtgcgactcgtcacgtcacgtcacctccctctccccctctccctctctccccctccctctccctctctcctccacactgtcccgtgatgacaaccacacatacgttttttgtaggcattaaataaaggatatttaatattttatgacggtataacggtattgaaactgacaccgttgctatttttagatcccgcggtaaaccataataccgtaataccgcccaagcctagcaTACATAGCGGCCTCTCGTGTATTCTcggaaaacaaaaattgcaaaaataaggTCATGTTTCACCATTCAACCAAGGCTCATTCGGAAAACGTAGTCTTGTGACTGCAAAATAGGTCTCGGGAGATAcatattttagcagtttttgttttcgcgaatccgcaagAGGTCACTGTGTGCGtttttttgcatctcaaatgtctctcatgAGTGCCGTTCGTGCCtacgctgttctcgcataaacccaccagaggccactgtctgactgactgaatgattgactgtgtgaccggccaatcggctgacccaccctcctcctttcctaaacccaaccaattttaccaattgacctgcccgcccacttacttccctaaacccaatcgtaggtttacaaaagccgtccagaaaaagaaaagccctcgttactcgttcattttattttttggattctgtttttgtcctacGTGATTTCTGGAAcggctcttccccggactcgaacccggtcgtatTCGTTGTCGTAGTCAACTtctttctgcgtctcaagtccgccgacgtacacgacaagctagctggacaaactggttgctgcGGGACAGCCccccacacggaggtaagcggtcagccgttAAGCGGCAAAAGGAATGACGTCACACCGCCCGGCagtgttcgcttaaaaaatgaaatgcagccatacgtacctccaactacataaatcgcggtctccagaaacgtccacggaactatgttttcagaatgagcctgtgttgacatgTTGACATGttgtcttcagaaatgtatatagaggtacgttttcagaatgaatctGGGTTGCAAAATCCcatctacactataaaaaatatcCGTATATAAGCAGTTTATTTGGcgtattttgtaattatttgtttttatttttattttttacacatttatttatgctgTGATTTGCCTTATGATGtgttgtctgtgttggtgttgtatattacactacaaacaccTTAATGAAACTGCAGTACATTTTCTGTCAtcttacagacttatttctctagatattattatttcttttacatGATATTACTTAAAgctactaaaatatcaataaaagtcactgttgagttgaatttttaacattaaaagtggacaaagcagagatcaacatcccataatgcaactcaccaccagaaataaacagataataataataataacaacatatattACAATGTACTGAATGATTCTCAAATCTccaaaaatacattcattttccttttgatagtcccttatttatcaggaatcgccacagcggaatgaaccaccaactattccagcataggttttacacagcagatggaacccagttctgggaaacacccatacacactcaacacacacacacacttatacactacagccaatttagttcattcagttcccctatagcacatttgtttggactatatatatatatatatatatatatatatatatatatatatatatatatatatatatatatatatataagtaagaATAGTAATTGTCCTGATAGCATTCATCACTCTTATTGAGCAGCGCTTCAGCTTTTATTAATGCATCAGGGTTTTGTCCTCTCCACTAATGCACTTTCCTTGTTCACAGAGCACAGATGGGAAGATCTCCATCTATCAGTGTGATTTATACAAGTTCTCCAGGTATGCTTTTAAACGTCTTAATTATAGATGAGCAAGCATATAAAGCACACTGCgaaaatgaagtaaaatatattgtgctGTTTTCAGAACGGGTAAAAATTAAGTGAGCTTctcattaaaacaagcagaataatctgcaaATGAATGCAATTTCAAAGTGAAATCGTgactattttgcttaccccattggctgtCAGAAGTTTGGTTGGGGAAGGATGAGGACTCAATTGCAGGGACAAAAACATgtgtttattacaaaataaaacaaaaagatgaCAAACAATATTCCCCGAGggagaaaacattaacaaaacaaataagccaaCAAACCTGACTGAGCTGGCAGGGAAGAGCAGGGCTGGACAAGGAATAAACAACGATGAACAggtacagcagacatgaggagaatataagcagaaagaattaacaaacacacaggtgaacagaatgaactaataatgggttaacaaggagggtgggactggACAATAGACAGGAgtgcacatgacacaaagagacaacacaagccattgTGTcctgccggcagctagctctctgcaactctcacatgctcacccactgaagctaagcagcactgcgcctggtcagtacctggatggtagaccacatgggaaatgctaggtagaggtctgcattaatTTCCGAATAAAtggcgggagcggtcggtaacgggtttaatttgggacaaaagcgggccgtctagcaatatcgctcccgactcccgagtgagaaaagaataaaagaaatagCGCAATGCTGTGTtgagcttgtttgttgctgtgtgtgtatgtgtgtgtgtgtgcgcacacaggggccagcagggggcgcttaacctgtgaAATGCCTTATAGGGTCTTGATCTTATGATGTGTTGTCTGTGTTGATGTTGTACATTACACTACAAACACCTTAATGAAagtgcagcacattttctgtcattgtgcagacttatttctctagatattattaattattttacactatagtatttaaagctactaaaatgttaataaacgtcactttgttaaactgtagaggtTGAATTTATagcatcaaaagtggacagagccgagagcaacatcccataatgcaattcaccaccgtaaataaacagcaaacataaGCAAAAATACTGAAACTGTTCATAACCAGATGTGATTTTGTCCATATATTCAGTGCTGTTGCGGGACACTTTGGAGGGATCTGGGATCGAGGAGCACTGGTGGCTATAAACCCATGTGATCGGCAAAAGTAagtgttaaattaatatttaacatctgtatttatttatttatttaggggcgatacggtgctccagtttcccccacagtccaaacacatgcgctgtaggggaattgatgaacttaactggccgtagtgtatgagtgtgtgtttgaatgagagtgtatgggtgtttcccagtactgggttgcagctggaagggcatccgctgtgtaaaacatatgcaggaatagttggtggttcattccgctgtgacgacccctgataaataagggactaagctgaaagtaaATGAATGGATCATGTATTGATGAGTGTAACTGTATTTTCCTCCTGCAGGTATGCGAGTCTGCTTGTGTCTTTAATGAGCAGCGACTGCAGATATCTGCTGGACACGCTGGAATATAACCCTGAGCTTTATAAAGGTACAAGATTATTCACTTACAATTAATGATGTGCAAAaactttaattaatcaattaattaatttaattaattaattaaagattaatccatcaaaaataaacatttgttttgacataatatatataaacatagcaAAGCAAACCAACAGAcgataatataaatattttacaatgttaattagtgaaaattaaataaataaataataataataataataataataataataataataataataataataataataatatattaataataaggggaatattttattaatttgattttcAATCATTAGCATTGTAAAGTATTTATATTATCGCCTGTTGGTTTGCTTTGCTATGTTTATGTTACTAATGGttgaaatgtttataaaaaaatatgcaataaTAACATCTGACTTGCAGGTCCACCATTCTTCGTGTCAGAAGACGACATAAAAACTGTATTCGGTGAGTGTTGGTCACTGGGCTGTTTTTGTTATTATgcattatttgttgttattattattaattttatcattatttattactattaatatgtaattatttgttgtttttttatttattattatgctttatttgtttttattatttaatattattatgtaattattatgcagtatttgttgttattattatttattactataattatgttattatttattataaataatattatgattatgtaattattatgcattatttgtttttattattatgtattattatgtaaTTGTTGTGCATCATTTGtttgtattaaattaataaatttatttgttgttattatttattactatgtAATTATTatctgttatttgtttttattattatgtaattattatgCATGATTTGTAATGATTATTGATTACTATTAGtatgtaataatttttattatgcattatttgttattgttattatgtattattattttgtattatgtaattattatgcattatttgttattgttattatgtattattattttgtattatgtaattattatgcattatttgttattattattattattatttaatattattcttattatgtAATCATTATGTGTTattcgttttttattattatatgttattatattattatttgttgttattattatttatcattatggttataataattcttattatgtattcattttatgtaattatttttcataatttgttattattattcattactattattatggtattatttattattattattattattattcgtcaattattattatgtaatttttatgcattatttgttaatattatcatgtattatttatatgtattaatattgtgttattatgtaatatttgttattattatgtattattattactatgcatGAATTGCTTTACTCCTGCGTAATTTATCCagtaatgttttctgtttttccagGAGGAAGCTGTAATATTGATCTTCTGCAGAGTGTGGGTGGCTTGGAGGAAGGGCACAAATCCTGGGGACTGGATTCACTCACAGAGAAACTTTACCTGCTCACTACTAAAACTCAGTAATCATCACCAGAccagggctgcgtttcccgataacgattgatcttagcacttaagagcgttttctacgagtcattttgcgaacgttcgttattgtttcacgtgcgtttcccaaaaatgcacttaacacaattgcacgtagcccagctttaagtgcaacttaggagtcgctatccgtttgttaagtgctgaaatgtcacgctatagaatggctcgttattgttgcacatgttatagcaatccatataattcttcttctacttgtgtgaatgtatattcaactcgaataacataaaaaaaatatatttttgagccagtttaaaaacataaattaactggaaatgtcgtactgtaaaaacactgtcttgctccaatctcgcataaaactaattctaacagtccttgccggaaatgacatcagcatcattttcgatatttatatgaaaccttaattaagtagaattatttatcaatttctttatcaaaaattgcttatctcacatcaaaataaataaataagtaaataaataaataaataaataagctcttacatttatttttgaaaagtttagcctaattattaattattattatttgtatattgaattgtgtaatgtgtagaaaatataaatgaatagagatatacgtacaaataaaatgaataatgactttgaagagaagtaaattgtaggtgcaatttgccggttgtccagcaggtgccctcataactctgtctccttacgatgcacttaaggctttacgattactccagagcactcgtagatccacgaagattttcaagtgctacttaagttacgatgcttttgggaaacagaccgtaatattaagatcagtcgtacgatcatttctacgaacttcttaggcttacgatgcttttgggaaacgcagcccagacCAGCGTTACAAACTCATCACTTGACAACAGCAACAAATGCATAAGGGACTCACAAATAAGGATGCAGAAAAGATGCAATTATTTTCCAattttaataacagatttttgctattttaatatttgaacatgattgtaaaataattgattaaattattatattttgagatatcttgtgtgtgttttaaaactGGATTCAGAGCATTTTATCATGCGATTTCTCAGTTTGGCCACAAGAGGGAAGCAGATTGACATAATGGCGAGTTTTTATCTGCACATGCGCgtttttattcataaattgtgCCAAAAATACCCTTCTGCCTTTAACACGATGCTGTAGCATAATAAACACTTCTGTTCAGAGACACTGCTACTGAATTTACAGCTaattttactataaattaatCTAATGATTGAGTGtcttactgtatatatatgtatatatatatatatatatatatatatatatatatatatatatatatatatatatatatatatatatatatatatatatatatatatatatattttttttttttttaaaagcaaacacaTGTCAATTAATGGTAAGTTTTGCACATTCATAGAAATGAGCTTAAAATAACTGGCtgttcagaaaaacaaacaataggtgccctttaaccaTAAAATCCGCACATGTAATAGTTTCTAGTTTATTTTGGCACATggtttattggttttattttgcaACCAATAGAAGGCAAAATATTAATCAGTTGAGACCCACACTCAGTCTAATCAGTATAttcagtataattactgtttttacattactgtgagggtttggGATtgttgtagatgttaataaaaatacaatttattgtgtaatttaataaataatatataaaatatttgtttatttgctgattttacattattttgatggttgagtttagggttggggtagaagtagacatttataaaatacaattaatggtaaatttaataaataatgtgaatatTACTCGATATCATTaccgtttttacattactgtgagggtttgggggtaggagtagatgttaatataatacaattaatgtgtaatttaataaataatatgaataattctgggtataattacagtttttacattactgtggggGTTTGGGGGTAGGGGTAgatatataatacaattaatgtgaaatttaatcaataatgttaataatacttGTTTTAATTACTGTTTATACATTACTGTGAGCATTGGGGTATGGGTAGAtgttaacaaaatacaattaatgtctcatttaataagtaatatgaataatacttggtaaaattgctgtttttacagGGGTTGAGGTAGGGGTAGGCCACTAGgcgttaataaaatactatt containing:
- the tpmt.2 gene encoding thiopurine S-methyltransferase, tandem duplicate 2 (The RefSeq protein has 5 substitutions compared to this genomic sequence), which codes for MSAQADREVDLSEWENCWQEGRTGFHRSDVHNLLKANVDKLICGRPEVRFFFPLCGKAVDMKWLADLGHTVVGVDISEKGIKEFFQEQNLEYNEEAVADIPGAKLFKESPQRNEPPTIPAKSTDGKISIYQCDLYKFSSAVAGHFGGIWDRGALVAINPCDRQKYASLLVSLMSSDCRYLLDTLEYNPELYKGPPFFVSEDDIKTVFGGSCNIDLLQSVGGLEEGHKSWRLDSLTEKLYLLTTKTQ
- the tpmt.2 gene encoding thiopurine S-methyltransferase, tandem duplicate 2 isoform X2, producing MSAQADREVDLSEWENCWQEGRISFHRSDVHNLLKANVDKLICGRREVRFFFPLCGKAVDMKWLADLGHTVVGVDISEKGIKEFFQEQNLEYNEEAVADIPGAKLFKESPQRNEPPTIPA
- the tpmt.2 gene encoding thiopurine S-methyltransferase, tandem duplicate 2 isoform X1, producing MSAQADREVDLSEWENCWQEGRISFHRSDVHNLLKANVDKLICGRREVRFFFPLCGKAVDMKWLADLGHTVVGVDISEKGIKEFFQEQNLEYNEEAVADIPGAKLFKSTDGKISIYQCDLYKFSSAVAGHFGGIWDRGALVAINPCDRQKYASLLVSLMSSDCRYLLDTLEYNPELYKGPPFFVSEDDIKTVFGGSCNIDLLQSVGGLEEGHKSWGLDSLTEKLYLLTTKTQ